DNA from Sporohalobacter salinus:
AATTCTTGAAAATTTAGCTGATTTTAACGCTCATACATACTCTGGTTTGGATAAAATGGGGGGGAGGAAATTAAGTTATAAAGATAGAGAATTATTTTTGAGAGAGTTTAGTAAGACATATGGACGAAAAATAGATGTTCAAAAAACTGGAGATTATATAAATCGTAAGACTGTTGATGAGTTAATTGAGTGGGATAAAATAAATCTTATAGATACTAATAATGAATTGCGTCCTTTTATGTAATAGTAGGTCAAAGTAATATTTAAGAGGGGGAACTAATTTGAATATTGTATATGTTTATGGTAGGGATTGGCCAAGTGAAAAGGCAGGGATTAACTTTGCTACTTATACCTCTCATGGATTAGTTAAAGCAGATTCAGAAAATCAAGTTGATTTATTAGTTGCTAAAAATACTGAAAAAGATTATAGTCAAGTTTTACAGGATTATTTCTTCATTGAACCTTTTCCTAGCTTTAAAGTTCATATGATAGAAAATGAGACTTGTTTTAGTGAAACAACTAAATTTTATATTAAGGCCTTTAGAAGACTTATGATTTTAGCTAAACAAAAGCAAATTGATGCAATTATAACAAGAACAGTTAAGTTCTTACCTTATCTGTATTTGATAAAGAAACTATATGATGTTAAAGTTTTCTATGAAGCCCATAGTTTTTATTTGGATCCAGAATTAAAAGATGAATATGATCGAAAAAAAGAATATTTATATCAAAAATTTACTTTACCTAGACTTGATGGTATTATCTGTCATCAAAATATACTGAAAAAGCTATACCAAAAATATATTCCAGAACAGAGATATTATGTAGCTCGAACAGGAATTAAAGAAGTAAAGAAGATAGATAAGCTGTGGGAGAATGAGTATATTGGTTATATTGGTTCATTATATGAAAGTAAGGGAATCAAGGAGCTTTTCTATGCTTTGAAAAAAGTTGAAGATAAAAATTTAAAGTTATTAATCGTAGGTGGTCGCGATCATAGGTTAAATAAATATTATAAGTTAGCAGATAAATTAGGAATTGAAGATAGAGTAGAAATCACAGGATGGGTTAGTCGTAAAGAAGTAGAATATCATTTAAAGAGAATGAAAATGGGAATTGTGCCTATCCAAGATACATTTCATAATAGATATCTTACTTCTCCAATGAAAATTTTTGATTACTTTTCTTATGGTATTCCAGTAATTGGTAGTGATTTGCCACCGGTGAGAGAAATTATAACTGATAAAGGTGGTTTGTTTTATGAGAATGGTAATGCTGATGAACTAGCAGATGCAATTAATTATCTTAATTCATCACCAAAGTTATTTTATGAATATTCTGATTACATTTTAGATAGAGCTGAAAAATTACTCTGGGAACAAAGAGGAAAGAAAATTATGGAATTTATAAATGATTGTAAGTAGAAGGTGAGGAATTAGCAATTATGAAAATAGCTTTAGTTCATAAAAAATATACAACTCACGGTGGTACAGAAAGGTATATGGTTGGGCTATCTAATTTTTTAGTTCAAAATGGACATCAAGTGCATGTTTTTACTGGGAGTTGGAATGAAAAAGTAGCTGATGATAGAATAACTTTTCATAAGGTTCCTTGTTGGGGGAAACATTTAGGAATAGATAAATATATTTTTGCTAGAAGTGTTTATAAGAAGGTTCAAAAATATAATTTCGATATTGTTCAAACCTTTTCTAGGGTTGGATTTGGAGATGTAATTAGAATAGGTGGTGGCTGTCATGAAAATTATGTTCAAAGGTTAATGGGGAGTATAGATGATTCATTATATAAATTGAAAAAGAGGTTAGAGTATAAACTTTCTTTTGATGATTATTTTACTAGATATTATGAAGCTAAAGATTTTAAGCCTAATAACTATAAAAAAATTGTAGCTGTATCCCAAATGGTCAAAGATGAGGTAATAGCTAAATATCAAGTTCCGGCAGAAGATATAATTGTAAATCATAATGGAGTTAACATTAAAAAGTTTCATCCTGAAAATCAGACAGAGTATAGATTAAAAATAAGAAAGGAGCATGGTTTGGATAAAGATGATTTAGTATTATTATTTGTAGGAACAGGATTTAGAAGAAAAGGTTTAGAATATATATTAAAAGCAATGACTAAAATAAATGGAGTTAAGTTATTAGTAGTAGGTAAAGGTAAAATTAATCGTTTTAAGCGTAAAGCTAGAGAACTGAATATTTTATCAAATGTGATTTTTGCAGGTCCTGTTTCTAATGTAGAAGCTTATTATGCAGCGGGGGATATATTTGTTTTTCCTTCTATTTATGACCCCTGTGCTAATGTTTCTCTGGAAGCTATGGCTTCAGGCCTACCTTTAATAACTACTCAAACTAATGGAGCTTCAGGTATAATAAATCATGGAGAGAATGGTTTTATACTTGATAATTCAGAGAATGTTGAGCAATTGATAAGTTATATAAAGAGGTTAACAGACCAAGATTTGAGAGCTGGAATGTCGAAAGCAGCGAGAGAAAAAATGTTGGACTATACCAAAGAGGCTAATCATCAAAAAATGTTAGAAGTTTATCGGCAAATTGCAAACAAACAAAGGAGCGAATCAAGAATTGAAATTAAATAAATTAGATTCTATTCTAAATATGGTTATGATTGTAGGATTTGTCGTATATGCTCTGGGTGCTACAAATTCTTTAGGAGTTATGAATACTGGTTTAGGTATAGCTTTTTTAGCCTGGATAATTAAAAAGATCAAGAATTTTAATTTTAAAGTAAAAAGTACTCCTTATGATAAGTATATTATCTTTTTTTTATTAGCAGTGTTATTTTCCTTTATTGATAGTTGGAATTTAGCTAGAAGTATTGATCGGTTTCAAAGGTATATAATTCCTATTATTTTGTTCTATATGTTAGTTGATTTAGAACCAGATTTAAAAATGATTAAGAGGTTATTAGGGAGTTTATTTATCGGTATGTTGGGATCAATTTGTTATGGGTTATGGCAATATCATTTAGGAATAAGAAGGATTTCTTCAACTTTGTTTGTAATGGAGTTTGCTGATTTATTATCTTTTACTGCAATATATACTATTATTTACGGAATTTGGGGTAAAATTAAAACAAGAAGTAAATTATTTTGGTTACTGATAAGTATAATATTAGTAATTAGTTTAATCTTTACCCGTACTAGAGGAGTTTGGGTTGCATTTATAATAAGTTTAGGAATTATATTAATTCTTAAAGAAAGAAGATATTTCATTTATTTTCTAATCGGAATGATTTTATTTTTTGCGATAGCACCTTATTTTATACCTAAGACTTATGTTAATCGATTTGTAAGTATCTTTAATCTACAGACTAATAAAAGTAATGTAACTAGAATTAATTTATGGAAAGGTGCTTTGGCAATATATAGAAATCATTTTATTAATGGAATTGGATTAGATAATTTTGAGACTGCAATTAGAATGGATCGTTATTTATATAAACCAGTTCTTTCCAAAGCTAGCGCTCATAATAATTTTCTACAGTTAGCAGCAGAGACAGGAAGTTTTGGTGTGATTTCATTTGTATTGTTATTTGGAGTTATTTTAAAGCAATTATATACTTATTATCGATTGGAAAAAAATAATAATTTTAAATTATTATTTTTATCTACTATAGGTTTGGTAGTAAGTTATTTAGTTCATGGTTTAACAGAATATAATCTTAACGATAGATTTGTAGGTAGAGTAGTTTGGTTTATGTTAGCTATAAGTTTGCTATTAGGAAAAAGAACAGACAAAGAAAGGATAGATTGTGAGTATGCAGATAACTAAAGAAACGTCCAAAATAAAGTTGGTTTATATTGCTGGAATAGGTCATTCGGGTTCTACTTTACTTGATTTGATATTAGGTGCTCATGATAAAATTGAAAGTGTAGGAGAAATTAAGAATTTAAAGAGGTTTATTGTAAATGATAAGAAGTGTTCTTGTGGACAGAGGATTGATAAATGTTGTTACTGGGGGAAGATATTAAAGGAATATCAAGCGAAGTTAAAGGAAAAAGGAATAAAGGATAATATTTATGATTTTAGAACTTATGATAAAAAAATTTTTTTGACTGAAAAATTAAGAGCTTTTTTTGATGGATATGAACATATTTTTACTAAGAAAGAGATTAGAGAATATGGATATAAAAATTATTATTTATTTCAAAGTATAATTGAAACAACTGGTAGAGATATAATTTTAGATTCTTCTAAAAATCCGTATAGATTAGCATTACTTAGTTTAAGTGACTTATTTGATATAAAAGTTATTTATTTGTTTAGAGATGGACGAGCTAATCTAGAATCAAAAAAGAGAAAAGCTAATGATAATCAAAGAGAAGAGGCTAGCTATCCAGGTTCTGTTAGTCAAACTTTAAAGTTTATTAAATTGAGCTTATACGTGAGAAATATATTGAAGCATTATATAGATAGCAATGATATTTATGGATTAAGGTATAAAGATTTTACTCAAAATTGCAAACGAGAAATAAAAGGTTTATGTTCTTTTTTAGATATTGAATATCAAAAGGAAATTTTAGATAATAATAGTTCGACTTACTTTGGTAGTAGGGAAAGGCATAACATTGGTGGTAATAGATTGAGATTTAAACAAATAGATCAGATTAGATATATAAATAAATGGAAGAATAATTTGACTTTTAATGAAAAGATGTGTTTTAAATTATTAGGGGGGAGTATTATAAATAAAACTTTTGATAAGTTTCAAAAAAAATAATATTAATAATAAATACTAATGAGATAAAGTTATAAATTAGTAAGTGTTAATAGTTTATTATATTAAGAATTCAGATAAGCGTATAAATTAAGGAGGACAAGGAATGTCTAAGAGAATATTGTTTATGAATACCGGTACTGGCTGGGGAGGGGTAGAAAAGTGGCATTATGATACGGCTTTAGCTCTACAAAAAAGAGGTTATAAAATTTTTGTATTAGGTATTAAAGATGAAATGTTTTATAATAAATGTAAAGAGGCTGGTCTTACAGTTGCTAATATAGAGCATATTGGAGATGTTACTTTTATTAATCCTTTTAGATTGTATTGGCTAGTAAAGTACCTTAAAAAGAATAGTATAGATGCTATCTTTTTTTGTCAATCTTCTCATTTTAAATATGGTTCTTTAGCGGCTAAACTAGCTGGTGTGGAGAGTATTATTTATCGTAGAGCTTTAGCTAAACCAATTAAGAATAAATTTTATAATCGTTGGTTATTAAAATATTGTGTAACTGATTTTATGTCTATTTCTGAAGTTACTAGGGATGAAAATCTAAAGAAGATACCGAATGATTATCTAGCACAAGAAAAAATAAAGTTAATTTATAAAGGAGTAAAGAAAGATAAATTTATTAATCCTAAAATAATTTCTAATCTTAGAGAAGAATTTGGGATTGAAGATGATGAATTAATAATTGGAAATGTTGGCAGATTATGTAGACAAAAAGCACAACAATATTTAATTGAGGCATTACCTATTGTTTTGAAGGAAATTGATAGAATTAGAGTATTATTAGTAGGAGGAAGTAATGACAGAGAGAAGTTATATAGAAAAAAAGTAAAAGAATTAGGATTAGAGGATAAAGTTATTTTTACTGGTTTTAGAGAGGATATCCCTTCGATTTTAAAACAGTTAGATTTCATGGTTCATACTGCCATTTACGAAGGTGGGGCTCCCTGGGTAATATTAGAAGCAATGATGGCTGGGGTGCCGATAGTAACAACTGACGCTACTACTATTCCAGAATTTGTAACTGATGGTGTAAATGGGTATTTAGCTAAAAATAAAGATCCTGATGATATAGCAAAGAATATATTAAAGATGATAAATAATTCTGAGCGTGATAAATTGGGACAAAAAAGTGCTGAAATTGCTAGGGAAAAATTCTCTTTTGAGAAGATGGTTGATGAGATTGAAGAGAAAATTTTGAATAAATAGGAGTGAATAAACATGGCTCATTTAGTAACAGGAGCAGCAGGGTTTATTGGTTCAAATTTAGCTGAGGAATTATTAGCTAAAGGAGAAAAGGTAATTGGGGTTGATTGTTTTACCGATTATTATGCTCGAGAATTAAAAGAAAAGAACTTAGAGAATATAATTGAAGATGATAATTTTAAATTTATTGAAGCAGATCTGCTGGATTTGGATTTAGTTGAATTATTATCTAAAGTAGATTATGTCTATCATCAGGCAGCTCAGGCAGGAGTTAGATCTAGTTGGGGACAGACATTTGATATCTATACTGATTGTAATATTCGTGCTACACAGCAGTTATTAGAGGCGGCTAAGGAAGCTGAAATCAAGAAATTTGTTTATGCTTCCTCATCGTCAGTCTATGGGGATACTGATAATTTACCAATGCAGGAAACTAATAGATTACAGCC
Protein-coding regions in this window:
- a CDS encoding sulfotransferase, which encodes MQITKETSKIKLVYIAGIGHSGSTLLDLILGAHDKIESVGEIKNLKRFIVNDKKCSCGQRIDKCCYWGKILKEYQAKLKEKGIKDNIYDFRTYDKKIFLTEKLRAFFDGYEHIFTKKEIREYGYKNYYLFQSIIETTGRDIILDSSKNPYRLALLSLSDLFDIKVIYLFRDGRANLESKKRKANDNQREEASYPGSVSQTLKFIKLSLYVRNILKHYIDSNDIYGLRYKDFTQNCKREIKGLCSFLDIEYQKEILDNNSSTYFGSRERHNIGGNRLRFKQIDQIRYINKWKNNLTFNEKMCFKLLGGSIINKTFDKFQKK
- a CDS encoding O-antigen ligase family protein, with the protein product MKLNKLDSILNMVMIVGFVVYALGATNSLGVMNTGLGIAFLAWIIKKIKNFNFKVKSTPYDKYIIFFLLAVLFSFIDSWNLARSIDRFQRYIIPIILFYMLVDLEPDLKMIKRLLGSLFIGMLGSICYGLWQYHLGIRRISSTLFVMEFADLLSFTAIYTIIYGIWGKIKTRSKLFWLLISIILVISLIFTRTRGVWVAFIISLGIILILKERRYFIYFLIGMILFFAIAPYFIPKTYVNRFVSIFNLQTNKSNVTRINLWKGALAIYRNHFINGIGLDNFETAIRMDRYLYKPVLSKASAHNNFLQLAAETGSFGVISFVLLFGVILKQLYTYYRLEKNNNFKLLFLSTIGLVVSYLVHGLTEYNLNDRFVGRVVWFMLAISLLLGKRTDKERIDCEYADN
- a CDS encoding glycosyltransferase family 4 protein — encoded protein: MNIVYVYGRDWPSEKAGINFATYTSHGLVKADSENQVDLLVAKNTEKDYSQVLQDYFFIEPFPSFKVHMIENETCFSETTKFYIKAFRRLMILAKQKQIDAIITRTVKFLPYLYLIKKLYDVKVFYEAHSFYLDPELKDEYDRKKEYLYQKFTLPRLDGIICHQNILKKLYQKYIPEQRYYVARTGIKEVKKIDKLWENEYIGYIGSLYESKGIKELFYALKKVEDKNLKLLIVGGRDHRLNKYYKLADKLGIEDRVEITGWVSRKEVEYHLKRMKMGIVPIQDTFHNRYLTSPMKIFDYFSYGIPVIGSDLPPVREIITDKGGLFYENGNADELADAINYLNSSPKLFYEYSDYILDRAEKLLWEQRGKKIMEFINDCK
- a CDS encoding glycosyltransferase — protein: MSKRILFMNTGTGWGGVEKWHYDTALALQKRGYKIFVLGIKDEMFYNKCKEAGLTVANIEHIGDVTFINPFRLYWLVKYLKKNSIDAIFFCQSSHFKYGSLAAKLAGVESIIYRRALAKPIKNKFYNRWLLKYCVTDFMSISEVTRDENLKKIPNDYLAQEKIKLIYKGVKKDKFINPKIISNLREEFGIEDDELIIGNVGRLCRQKAQQYLIEALPIVLKEIDRIRVLLVGGSNDREKLYRKKVKELGLEDKVIFTGFREDIPSILKQLDFMVHTAIYEGGAPWVILEAMMAGVPIVTTDATTIPEFVTDGVNGYLAKNKDPDDIAKNILKMINNSERDKLGQKSAEIAREKFSFEKMVDEIEEKILNK
- a CDS encoding glycosyltransferase family 4 protein, translated to MKIALVHKKYTTHGGTERYMVGLSNFLVQNGHQVHVFTGSWNEKVADDRITFHKVPCWGKHLGIDKYIFARSVYKKVQKYNFDIVQTFSRVGFGDVIRIGGGCHENYVQRLMGSIDDSLYKLKKRLEYKLSFDDYFTRYYEAKDFKPNNYKKIVAVSQMVKDEVIAKYQVPAEDIIVNHNGVNIKKFHPENQTEYRLKIRKEHGLDKDDLVLLFVGTGFRRKGLEYILKAMTKINGVKLLVVGKGKINRFKRKARELNILSNVIFAGPVSNVEAYYAAGDIFVFPSIYDPCANVSLEAMASGLPLITTQTNGASGIINHGENGFILDNSENVEQLISYIKRLTDQDLRAGMSKAAREKMLDYTKEANHQKMLEVYRQIANKQRSESRIEIK